A portion of the Acidisoma sp. PAMC 29798 genome contains these proteins:
- the purQ gene encoding phosphoribosylformylglycinamidine synthase subunit PurQ: MRAGIVVFPGTNRERDMAIALSHATGGVAPVMIWHKDVSLPPLDLIVLPGGFSHGDYLRCGAMAAQSPVMRAVAEFAASGGFVLGVCNGFQVLTEAGLLPGALLRNAGLRFLAQDHHLTVERNDTAYTSDYEAGRILSATLAHGDGNYFADEETLDRLEGEGLVAFRYCGPDGEVCDAYNPNGSQRSIAGIYSENGRVLGLMPHLEDHVDPLMGDVDGRPMFDALVQRLSA, encoded by the coding sequence TTGCGGGCCGGCATCGTCGTTTTCCCAGGCACCAACCGGGAGCGCGACATGGCGATCGCGCTCTCCCATGCGACCGGCGGCGTGGCGCCGGTGATGATCTGGCACAAGGATGTGTCGCTGCCGCCGCTCGACCTGATTGTGCTGCCCGGCGGCTTCAGCCATGGCGATTATCTGCGCTGCGGCGCCATGGCGGCGCAGTCCCCGGTGATGCGCGCCGTTGCCGAATTCGCAGCCTCCGGCGGTTTCGTGCTCGGCGTCTGCAACGGCTTCCAGGTTCTGACCGAAGCCGGCCTTCTGCCCGGCGCGCTGCTGCGCAATGCGGGTTTGCGCTTCCTGGCGCAGGATCATCATCTGACCGTGGAACGCAACGACACCGCCTATACCAGCGACTACGAGGCCGGCCGCATTCTCAGCGCCACCCTCGCGCATGGTGACGGCAATTACTTCGCCGATGAGGAGACGCTCGATCGACTGGAAGGCGAGGGGCTGGTCGCCTTCCGTTATTGCGGGCCGGACGGTGAAGTGTGCGACGCCTATAACCCCAATGGCAGCCAGCGTTCCATCGCCGGCATCTATTCCGAGAACGGCCGTGTTCTCGGCCTGATGCCCCACCTGGAGGATCACGTCGATCCGCTGATGGGCGATGTCGATGGCCGACCAATGTTCGATGCCCTGGTGCAGAGGCTATCCGCATGA
- a CDS encoding GlxA family transcriptional regulator, whose amino-acid sequence MGADLYRGRISEDGKMAGLRVRPPLSVGFILADNFTLSAFSLFIDFLRLAADEGDRSRRILCRWSIMSSRQTMAQASCGVAIGRDSGFLDPKDFDYIVVVGGLLHAGPQMDAETNAYLAAAAKAGVTLVGLCTGSFILCRAGLMKGRRSCVSWYHYQDFLAEFPDERVIADRMFFVDGNRITCSGGAGTADLASFLIERHLGRAIAQKARHVLLLDRARSGSEAQPHPPSNDEIVGDERVRRALLLMEQHVADPLPIAELASRLSISPRQLERLFQSVMGVRPASHYRLLRLRYARWLLDHTDLSITEIALDAGFADCAHFSRKFKALHGFTPTDARGRERQPLSDDAPSMATMPPPDAHLAAMRIFE is encoded by the coding sequence ATGGGTGCTGATCTTTATCGCGGACGAATCTCGGAAGACGGCAAGATGGCGGGGCTGCGCGTGCGCCCCCCACTCTCGGTCGGCTTCATCCTCGCGGACAACTTCACCCTCTCGGCGTTTTCCCTCTTCATCGATTTCCTACGCCTCGCGGCGGATGAGGGTGATCGCAGCCGCCGCATCCTGTGCCGCTGGTCGATCATGTCGAGCCGCCAGACCATGGCTCAGGCCAGTTGCGGCGTGGCCATCGGCCGGGACAGCGGTTTCCTCGACCCCAAGGATTTCGATTACATCGTCGTGGTCGGCGGCCTGCTTCATGCCGGGCCGCAGATGGACGCCGAGACCAATGCCTATTTGGCGGCGGCGGCCAAGGCGGGCGTCACCCTGGTGGGCCTTTGCACCGGCAGCTTCATCCTATGCCGCGCCGGGCTGATGAAAGGCCGGCGAAGCTGCGTCAGTTGGTACCACTACCAGGACTTCCTCGCCGAATTCCCCGATGAGCGCGTGATTGCCGATCGCATGTTCTTCGTGGACGGCAACCGCATCACCTGCTCTGGCGGCGCCGGCACCGCCGACCTCGCGAGTTTCCTGATCGAGCGGCACCTGGGCCGCGCCATCGCCCAGAAGGCCCGCCATGTTCTGCTGCTCGACCGCGCCCGCTCGGGCAGCGAGGCGCAACCGCATCCGCCCTCGAATGACGAGATCGTGGGCGATGAGCGCGTGCGCCGCGCCCTGCTGCTGATGGAACAGCATGTGGCCGACCCGCTGCCGATCGCGGAACTCGCCTCCCGCCTGTCGATTTCGCCGCGCCAGCTCGAACGACTGTTCCAAAGCGTCATGGGCGTGCGCCCGGCGTCCCACTACCGGCTGCTGCGCCTGCGCTATGCGCGCTGGCTGCTGGACCATACGGATCTCTCGATCACCGAAATCGCCCTCGATGCCGGTTTCGCCGACTGCGCGCATTTCTCGCGCAAATTCAAGGCGTTGCACGGCTTTACTCCGACTGACGCCCGGGGCCGCGAACGCCAACCGCTCAGCGATGACGCGCCGAGCATGGCGACGATGCCGCCGCCGGACGCCCATCTGGCCGCCATGCGGATATTTGAATAG
- a CDS encoding aromatic ring-hydroxylating oxygenase subunit alpha yields the protein MTTLDKATITDETRAAIRSLIARRQPGYSLDAPFYTNPEIFAADMELIFGRHWIYVAIEPELPEAGDYVTVTLGKNSIVILRDDDMGLRAYHNVCRHRGAKLVHEEAGAVGNLVCRYHQWTYNLEGKLIYAEHMGQDFDTSCFGLKSVHVRSIAGLIFICLAAEPPADIDAMEAAMTPYLLPHDLKNCKIAASNDLIERGNWKLTMENNRECYHCSGNHPELTIPLFAYGFGFAPGQMDETELAQAARYETLVETSAARWESCGIPSAEVDHLDDCITGFRTQRLPIDQLGESQTLDTRVASRKLLGNLTDTALGGLSFWTQPNSWHHFMSDHIVTFTALPIDAEHTLVRTKWLVHKDAREGIDYDVENLTSVWNATNSQDAGLVEIAQAGARTPAYEPGPYSPYTEMLVEKFCKWYLGRLSDGLA from the coding sequence ATGACGACCCTGGACAAAGCCACGATCACCGACGAGACGCGCGCCGCCATTCGCTCGCTCATCGCACGTCGGCAGCCCGGCTACAGCCTGGACGCGCCCTTCTATACGAACCCCGAGATCTTTGCGGCCGATATGGAGCTGATCTTTGGCCGGCATTGGATCTATGTGGCGATCGAGCCCGAACTGCCCGAAGCCGGCGACTACGTGACCGTCACCCTCGGAAAGAACTCGATCGTCATCCTGCGTGACGACGATATGGGTCTGCGCGCCTACCACAATGTCTGCCGTCATCGCGGTGCCAAGCTGGTGCATGAGGAAGCGGGCGCCGTCGGCAATCTGGTCTGCCGCTACCACCAATGGACCTATAATCTCGAAGGCAAGCTCATCTACGCCGAGCATATGGGCCAGGATTTCGACACCAGCTGCTTCGGCCTCAAAAGCGTGCATGTCCGCTCCATCGCCGGGCTGATCTTCATCTGCCTCGCCGCCGAACCGCCTGCCGATATCGACGCTATGGAAGCGGCGATGACGCCCTATCTGCTGCCGCACGACTTGAAGAACTGCAAGATCGCAGCCTCCAACGACCTCATCGAGCGGGGCAATTGGAAACTCACGATGGAGAATAATCGTGAGTGCTATCATTGTTCGGGCAATCATCCCGAGCTGACCATTCCGCTCTTCGCCTATGGGTTCGGCTTCGCACCCGGCCAGATGGACGAGACCGAGCTGGCCCAGGCCGCCCGCTATGAGACGCTGGTCGAAACCTCCGCCGCGCGGTGGGAAAGCTGCGGCATTCCCTCTGCCGAGGTCGATCATCTCGACGATTGCATCACCGGCTTTCGCACCCAGCGCCTGCCGATCGACCAGTTGGGCGAGAGCCAGACACTGGACACGCGCGTCGCCTCCCGCAAGCTGCTGGGCAATCTGACCGATACCGCGCTCGGCGGTCTGTCCTTCTGGACGCAGCCGAATTCCTGGCACCACTTCATGAGCGACCATATCGTGACCTTCACGGCGCTGCCGATCGATGCTGAGCACACGCTGGTGCGCACCAAATGGCTGGTCCACAAGGATGCGCGGGAGGGTATCGACTACGATGTCGAGAACCTCACCAGCGTCTGGAACGCGACCAATAGCCAGGACGCGGGATTGGTGGAGATCGCCCAGGCGGGCGCGCGCACCCCAGCCTACGAACCCGGTCCCTATTCGCCCTATACCGAAATGCTGGTCGAGAAGTTCTGCAAATGGTACCTCGGCCGCCTTTCCGATGGGCTGGCGTAA
- the trpE gene encoding anthranilate synthase component I: protein MIADEPSIAFRAAFEAGRGALVWRESPADLETPVGAFLKIAHGQPYSFLLESIEGGASRGRYSVIGMAPDLIWRCQAGRAEINADAIEQPEGFAPEAELPLDSLRTLLARTRLDLPPGLPPMAGGIVGYLGYDMVRLMERLPDKNVDALGVPEAILIRPTLFAIFDNVRDVLTLAAPIYPRAGLTVDAAYALASERLNAAEDALMQPLPAATGGTPPLPLDEPKSNMTKDDFLDIVVRMKAYISAGDAFQVVPSQRYSVAFPLPPFALYRALRRINPTPFLFFLDFGTFCVVGSSPEILVRLRDGMVTLRPLAGTRPRHADPVEDKRLEAELLADPKERAEHLMLLDLGRNDVGRVAELGSVKVVESFAIERFSHVMHISSTVQGKLRAGLTALDALIAGFPAGTLTGAPKVRAMQIIEELEPTRRTIYGGCIGYFAPDGTMDTCIGLRTAVVKNGVMHVQAGGGVVADSEPELEYEESRHKARALFRAAEEAVRFASAPKRRA from the coding sequence ATGATCGCCGACGAACCCAGCATCGCCTTTCGCGCAGCCTTCGAGGCAGGACGCGGCGCGCTGGTCTGGCGAGAGAGCCCGGCCGATCTGGAGACGCCTGTCGGCGCCTTCCTGAAGATCGCCCACGGCCAGCCCTATTCCTTCCTGTTGGAAAGCATCGAGGGTGGCGCATCGCGTGGCCGCTACTCGGTCATCGGCATGGCTCCGGACCTGATCTGGCGCTGCCAGGCGGGCCGCGCCGAAATCAACGCGGACGCCATTGAGCAGCCGGAGGGTTTTGCGCCGGAGGCCGAACTGCCGCTCGACAGTCTGCGCACGCTCCTTGCCCGCACGCGGCTCGATCTGCCGCCCGGCCTGCCGCCCATGGCCGGCGGCATCGTCGGTTATCTCGGCTATGACATGGTCCGGCTGATGGAGCGGCTGCCCGACAAGAACGTCGATGCCCTGGGCGTGCCCGAGGCGATTCTGATCAGGCCCACCCTGTTCGCGATCTTCGACAATGTGCGGGACGTGCTGACCCTCGCGGCGCCGATCTACCCGCGCGCCGGCCTGACCGTTGATGCGGCCTATGCTCTCGCAAGCGAGCGGCTGAACGCGGCGGAAGATGCGCTTATGCAGCCACTGCCTGCGGCCACAGGCGGCACCCCGCCGCTGCCGCTGGACGAGCCCAAATCCAACATGACCAAGGACGACTTCTTGGACATCGTGGTGCGGATGAAAGCCTATATCAGCGCCGGTGACGCCTTCCAGGTGGTGCCCAGCCAGCGCTATTCGGTGGCCTTCCCGCTACCGCCCTTCGCGCTGTATCGGGCGCTCCGCCGCATCAACCCCACGCCCTTCCTGTTCTTTCTCGACTTCGGAACCTTCTGCGTGGTCGGCAGCAGTCCTGAGATTCTGGTCCGGCTGCGGGACGGGATGGTCACCTTGCGTCCCCTCGCCGGCACCCGGCCGCGCCATGCCGATCCCGTCGAAGATAAGCGGCTGGAGGCCGAGCTGCTCGCCGACCCGAAGGAGCGCGCCGAGCATCTCATGCTGCTCGACCTCGGCCGCAACGATGTTGGGCGGGTTGCGGAATTGGGCTCGGTCAAGGTCGTGGAGAGCTTCGCGATCGAACGGTTCAGCCATGTCATGCACATCTCCTCCACCGTGCAGGGCAAGCTGCGAGCCGGGCTCACGGCGCTCGATGCCCTCATCGCAGGCTTCCCCGCCGGCACGCTGACGGGGGCGCCGAAGGTACGCGCCATGCAGATCATCGAAGAGCTGGAGCCGACGCGCCGCACGATCTACGGCGGTTGCATCGGCTATTTCGCGCCGGACGGCACCATGGACACCTGTATCGGCCTGCGCACCGCCGTGGTGAAGAACGGCGTGATGCATGTGCAAGCCGGCGGCGGCGTCGTCGCGGACAGCGAGCCGGAGTTGGAGTATGAGGAAAGCCGCCATAAGGCGCGCGCCCTGTTCCGCGCCGCAGAGGAGGCGGTGCGCTTCGCCTCCGCCCCGAAACGCCGCGCCTGA
- the purS gene encoding phosphoribosylformylglycinamidine synthase subunit PurS, translating to MKAIVTVMLKPGVLDPQGRAIGHALEGLGFAGVGEVRAGKIIELDLAETDAVAAKTAAEDMARRLLANTVIESFKVEVV from the coding sequence GTGAAGGCGATCGTCACCGTCATGCTGAAGCCCGGCGTGCTCGACCCCCAGGGCCGCGCCATCGGCCATGCCCTGGAAGGCCTCGGCTTCGCGGGTGTGGGTGAGGTGCGGGCCGGCAAGATCATCGAACTCGACCTGGCCGAGACCGATGCCGTCGCCGCCAAGACCGCCGCCGAGGACATGGCCCGCCGCTTGCTGGCCAATACCGTCATCGAAAGCTTCAAGGTCGAGGTCGTCTGA
- a CDS encoding transglutaminase-like domain-containing protein, with translation MLIRLGYEITFQVPQPTPMVLMLNVRPERTADLLSPDTIYTNPYVPVTLYYDVFGNLCSRVLAPAGDITFTADAVINDPGVLDPYVPSAQQIPVEDLPPETLQFLLGSRYCETEKLSDFAWQQFGHIQDGWSKVEAIVDYTHNHITFGYPFARNTRTAYEGWQEQVGVCRDFAHLALTLCRCMNIPARYCTGYLGDIGVPPDTAPMDFSGWFQAFLGGEWYTFDARHGRPRIGRVLIAVGRDASDVAISTIFGPSILKTFKVVTLEEAS, from the coding sequence ATGCTGATCAGGCTCGGCTACGAAATCACCTTCCAGGTTCCCCAGCCGACGCCCATGGTTCTGATGCTGAATGTGCGGCCGGAGCGGACGGCGGACCTTCTCTCACCGGACACGATCTATACGAACCCCTATGTTCCGGTGACGCTGTATTACGACGTCTTCGGCAACCTCTGCTCGCGCGTGCTGGCACCGGCCGGGGACATCACCTTCACCGCCGATGCCGTCATCAACGATCCCGGCGTGCTCGACCCCTATGTGCCGTCTGCCCAGCAGATCCCAGTCGAGGATCTGCCGCCCGAGACGCTGCAATTCCTGCTCGGAAGCCGCTATTGCGAAACGGAAAAGCTGTCGGACTTCGCCTGGCAGCAATTTGGCCATATCCAGGACGGCTGGTCGAAGGTCGAGGCGATCGTGGACTACACCCATAACCACATCACCTTCGGCTATCCCTTCGCCCGGAACACCCGCACGGCGTATGAAGGTTGGCAGGAGCAGGTTGGCGTCTGCCGTGATTTTGCCCATTTGGCACTCACACTTTGCCGTTGCATGAACATTCCGGCGCGCTATTGCACGGGCTACCTAGGTGATATCGGTGTGCCGCCCGATACCGCGCCAATGGATTTCAGCGGCTGGTTCCAGGCCTTCCTAGGCGGCGAATGGTACACCTTCGACGCCCGGCATGGCCGCCCCCGCATCGGTCGTGTGCTCATCGCCGTTGGCCGCGACGCATCCGACGTGGCCATCTCGACCATCTTCGGCCCCAGCATCCTCAAGACCTTCAAGGTCGTGACGCTTGAGGAGGCTTCTTAA
- the purC gene encoding phosphoribosylaminoimidazolesuccinocarboxamide synthase, with the protein MARRRQLYEGKAKILFEGPEPGTLVQYFKDDATAFNAQKKGVITGKGVLNNRISEFLMLRLGEIGVPTHFVRRLNMREQLIREVEIIPLEVVVRNVAAGSLSTRLGIPEGTRLPRSIIEYYYKNDGLNDPMVAEEHITAFGWAAPPDMDDIVSLTLRINDFLTGLFLGVGITLVDFKVEFGRLWENEEMRIVLADEISPDNCRLWDTKTNEKMDKDRFRRDLGKVEEAYQEVAKRLGILPEAGMRDMKGPEIMQ; encoded by the coding sequence ATGGCTCGTCGTCGTCAGCTCTATGAGGGTAAGGCGAAGATCCTGTTCGAAGGTCCGGAACCCGGCACCCTCGTGCAATACTTCAAGGATGACGCCACCGCCTTCAACGCCCAGAAAAAAGGCGTCATCACCGGCAAGGGCGTGCTGAACAACCGCATCAGCGAATTCCTCATGCTGCGCCTGGGCGAAATCGGCGTGCCGACGCATTTCGTGCGCCGCCTGAACATGCGCGAGCAGCTTATCCGTGAGGTCGAGATCATTCCGCTGGAGGTCGTGGTTCGCAATGTGGCGGCCGGCAGCCTATCGACCCGCCTCGGCATCCCCGAGGGCACGCGCCTGCCGCGCTCCATCATCGAATACTATTATAAGAACGACGGCTTGAACGACCCGATGGTCGCCGAGGAGCATATCACCGCCTTCGGCTGGGCCGCCCCGCCGGACATGGACGACATCGTGTCCCTCACGCTGCGGATCAACGATTTCCTCACCGGCCTGTTCCTGGGCGTCGGCATCACCCTGGTCGACTTCAAGGTCGAGTTCGGCCGGCTGTGGGAGAATGAGGAGATGCGCATCGTCCTCGCTGATGAGATCAGCCCGGACAATTGCCGCCTCTGGGACACCAAGACCAACGAGAAGATGGACAAGGATCGCTTCCGCCGCGACCTCGGCAAGGTCGAGGAAGCCTATCAGGAAGTGGCCAAGCGTTTGGGCATCCTGCCGGAAGCGGGCATGCGCGACATGAAGGGCCCGGAGATTATGCAGTGA
- a CDS encoding peptidylprolyl isomerase encodes MLALFRRSLNTWPVRIFFFVLVAAFATWGVGDVVRNLGNDGSAARVGSARISPQEVTNLYRQQMQQTAQMMGGADQVSPATRMMIAEQATARLVAQAAIDQMTGRLGLAAPDADVRRQVFAMDVFQDAGHQFSRAQFDQLLQQNGLSETEFLRLMQAQITRNQLLDTVRAAVTAPAIMVRTVYAFQNETRIAKLVQLPFAAVPAPAKPDDAVLQRWYKNHPQEFSAPEYRRLTMVILSPDVLARGITVPDADVKRAYDHMVAATPAAAETRTIQVIVTQDQAAAQTLAKQWSSGADWAAMQKAATAAGANAILLPDTTAAQMPSPELAEAAFKAPANTITGPIKNGTGFAVLNVTGIKTSNAPSYASAAPALRAQIARQRAAALADQRVNPLQDALAGHTPLEQLPGDLGLAALQGSVDSNGLAENGQPAPIPGSAALRTAIVAQAFKQRVGEPASLINGPDHSYFALTVDGINFATQKAYADVQAQVLASWTQDQIRRTQEMAAANMLAGMQAGRTLDGVASALNLMVATSPPIGRQGAPPAGVPQNLVAPLFSLHVGESTMVQTPDGFVVAQLAQIVAPSESTDPVGYEQLRTSLGTSLANDMQAIFAGAVTARANPRINQTVIQQIAQP; translated from the coding sequence ATGCTCGCTCTCTTCCGCCGCTCGCTCAATACCTGGCCTGTCCGCATCTTTTTCTTCGTGCTGGTCGCAGCTTTCGCGACCTGGGGCGTGGGCGATGTGGTCCGCAACCTCGGCAATGACGGCTCGGCCGCCCGAGTCGGCAGCGCGCGGATCAGCCCGCAGGAGGTGACCAACCTTTATCGCCAGCAAATGCAGCAGACCGCGCAGATGATGGGTGGCGCGGACCAGGTCAGCCCCGCCACGCGGATGATGATCGCCGAGCAGGCGACCGCGCGGCTCGTGGCGCAGGCGGCGATCGACCAGATGACCGGCCGGCTGGGTCTCGCCGCGCCGGATGCAGATGTGCGGCGGCAGGTCTTCGCCATGGATGTCTTCCAGGATGCCGGCCACCAGTTCAGCCGGGCGCAGTTCGATCAGCTGTTGCAGCAAAACGGGCTGAGCGAGACCGAATTCCTGCGCCTCATGCAGGCGCAGATCACCCGCAACCAGTTGCTCGACACCGTGCGCGCTGCCGTCACCGCGCCGGCGATCATGGTGCGCACCGTCTATGCCTTCCAGAACGAGACGCGCATCGCGAAACTGGTGCAATTGCCCTTCGCCGCCGTGCCGGCGCCCGCGAAGCCTGATGATGCCGTGCTTCAGCGCTGGTACAAGAACCACCCGCAGGAATTCAGCGCCCCGGAATATCGCCGCCTGACGATGGTGATCCTCAGCCCCGATGTGCTGGCACGTGGCATCACCGTGCCCGATGCCGATGTGAAGCGCGCCTATGACCACATGGTCGCGGCGACGCCGGCCGCGGCCGAGACGCGCACCATCCAGGTGATCGTGACCCAGGACCAGGCGGCCGCGCAGACCTTGGCCAAGCAGTGGTCGTCGGGCGCCGACTGGGCGGCGATGCAAAAGGCCGCGACCGCAGCCGGCGCCAATGCCATCCTGCTGCCGGATACGACGGCGGCACAGATGCCGAGCCCGGAACTCGCCGAGGCCGCCTTCAAGGCACCCGCCAATACCATCACCGGCCCGATCAAGAATGGCACCGGCTTCGCGGTGCTGAACGTCACCGGCATCAAGACCAGCAACGCCCCGAGCTACGCCAGTGCGGCGCCGGCACTGCGGGCGCAGATCGCTCGGCAGCGGGCGGCAGCGCTCGCCGATCAGCGGGTCAATCCTTTGCAGGACGCCCTGGCCGGCCACACGCCGCTGGAGCAATTGCCCGGTGATCTCGGCCTCGCCGCGCTTCAGGGTTCGGTCGATTCCAATGGCTTGGCCGAGAATGGCCAGCCAGCCCCCATTCCCGGGTCCGCCGCCCTGCGCACCGCCATCGTCGCCCAGGCCTTCAAGCAGCGCGTGGGTGAGCCCGCGTCGTTGATCAACGGCCCCGACCACAGCTACTTCGCGCTGACGGTGGACGGCATCAATTTCGCCACCCAAAAGGCCTATGCCGATGTGCAGGCCCAGGTCCTCGCGTCCTGGACGCAGGACCAGATCCGCCGCACGCAGGAGATGGCGGCGGCCAATATGCTGGCCGGCATGCAAGCGGGTCGGACGCTGGACGGCGTCGCCTCCGCGCTCAACCTGATGGTCGCCACCTCCCCGCCGATTGGCCGCCAGGGGGCGCCCCCCGCCGGCGTGCCGCAGAACCTGGTCGCCCCGCTGTTCAGCCTCCACGTCGGCGAAAGCACCATGGTCCAAACGCCGGACGGATTTGTGGTGGCTCAGCTTGCCCAGATCGTGGCACCCAGTGAGAGCACAGACCCTGTCGGATATGAACAGTTGCGCACCTCCCTCGGCACCAGCCTCGCCAATGACATGCAGGCGATCTTCGCCGGTGCCGTCACGGCGCGCGCCAATCCCCGCATCAACCAGACCGTCATTCAGCAGATCGCCCAGCCGTGA
- the tpiA gene encoding triose-phosphate isomerase yields MRPLIAGNWKMNGLTASSAALAHALRQGIGDLAPEMLVCPPATQIAAVATILDGSGIRVGGQDCHAQTQGAHTGEISAAMLMDVGASYVILGHSERRADQGETDALVRAKTEAAVAAGLIPIVCVGETEAQRLAGDHEAVVGAQIAGSLPPDFAGVIAYEPIWAIGTGRVPTIGDIASMHAFIRAQLVSLHPNGGGLRILYGGSVKPGNAAEILAVPDVGGALVGGASLVVDDFLAIARAA; encoded by the coding sequence ATGCGACCATTGATCGCCGGCAACTGGAAAATGAACGGGCTGACGGCGTCCTCCGCAGCACTTGCCCATGCCTTGCGGCAGGGGATCGGCGATCTGGCGCCGGAGATGCTGGTCTGCCCGCCTGCCACGCAGATCGCGGCCGTCGCGACGATTCTGGACGGTAGCGGCATCCGTGTCGGCGGCCAGGATTGCCACGCCCAAACCCAAGGTGCGCATACCGGCGAAATCTCGGCGGCGATGCTGATGGACGTCGGTGCCAGCTACGTCATCCTGGGGCATTCCGAGCGCCGCGCGGATCAGGGCGAGACCGATGCGCTCGTCCGCGCGAAGACCGAGGCGGCGGTGGCCGCCGGCCTCATTCCCATTGTGTGTGTGGGGGAGACGGAGGCCCAGCGACTGGCCGGCGACCATGAAGCGGTCGTGGGCGCGCAGATCGCGGGCAGTCTGCCGCCGGATTTCGCGGGCGTCATCGCCTATGAGCCGATCTGGGCGATTGGCACCGGGCGGGTGCCGACCATCGGCGATATCGCCAGCATGCACGCCTTCATCCGCGCCCAATTGGTCAGCTTGCACCCCAATGGTGGGGGTCTGCGTATCCTCTATGGCGGCTCCGTCAAGCCGGGCAACGCGGCAGAAATCCTGGCGGTGCCGGATGTCGGCGGGGCGCTGGTCGGCGGCGCCAGCCTGGTCGTCGATGATTTCCTGGCCATCGCCCGCGCGGCGTAA